From Daphnia pulicaria isolate SC F1-1A chromosome 4, SC_F0-13Bv2, whole genome shotgun sequence, one genomic window encodes:
- the LOC124336678 gene encoding LOW QUALITY PROTEIN: methionine import ATP-binding protein MetN-like (The sequence of the model RefSeq protein was modified relative to this genomic sequence to represent the inferred CDS: inserted 1 base in 1 codon), with amino-acid sequence MRQAEKFTSYFAYGLLGASGCGKTTLLSCLVGRRTLNNGEVLVLGHEPGSPNSGIPGPQVGYMPQELALYDYFTIKETLEYFGRIYKLKSAFVKSQLKFLSNLLDLPPCDRYVKTLSGGQQRRVSFAVALFHDPDLLILDEPTVGVDPLLSNRIFLFTYLLPALQAALFNVTLGHEPMGLKMAVVNEEIDPSLGRVCNYTTDCAYSMLSCRYLRYINNNIIQVEIVYNMAVALTAGVFITERKQGLIDRSLVAGVQMPEILLSYLINQFTIIIGQTALVYLFMLMVFKIPCQGDLALAILITLLQGLVGISFGLLISTGCDNEMGALSLSQASFLPLLVISGICWPIEGMPFYLRKIAYAMXLTYAIESVGCIFARDWGVEQPNVYAGILVSCGWILTFLVLCLVVARVRNSSS; translated from the exons ATGCGACAGGCAGAGAAATTTACAAGTTAT TTTGCGTACGGATTGCTGGGGGCCAGCGGCTGCGGTAAGACAACACTGTTAAGTTGTCTCGTCGGCCGACGAACCTTAAATAACGGAGAGGTACTCGTCCTGGGACATGAGCCGGGCTCTCCTAACAGCGGAATTCCCGGACCGCAGGTTGGCTACATGCCACAAGAATTGGCGCTGTACGACTATTTTACCATCAAGGAGACCCTGGAATATTTCGGGCGCATTTATAAATTGAAAAGTGCTTTTGTGAAATCGCAATTGAAGTTTCTGTCCAATTTGTTGGATCTGCCCCCGTGTGATCGTTACGTCAAGACGCTGAGTGGCGGACAGCAGCGACGCGTCTCTTTCGCCGTCGCTTTGTTTCACGATCCTGATTTGCTCATCTTGGACGAACCGACAGTTGGCGTTGATCCTTTACTGAGCAACAG GATATTTTTGTTCACGTACTTGTTGCCGGCCTTGCAAGCAGCCCTATTCAATGTGACCCTTGGGCACGAGCCAATGGGCCTGAAAATGGCCGTCGTCAATGAAGAAATCGATCCGAGTCTGGGCCGCGTTTGCAACTACACGACAGATTGCGCTTATTCGATGCTCAGCTGTCGCTACCTTCGCTACATTAATAACAACATCATTCAGGTTGA GATTGTGTATAATATGGCTGTGGCCTTAACAGCCGGTGTTTTCATTACTGAGAGAAAACAAGGACTCATCGACCGCAGTCTAGTGGCag GTGTTCAAATGCCTGAGATCTTGCTGAGCTACTTGATAAACCAGTTTACCATCATCATTGGCCAAACCGCTTTGGTGTACCTGTTCATGTTAATGGTGTTCAAGATTCCTTGTCAGGGCGATTTGGCACTAGCCATTTTGATCACTCTTCTCCAAGGGCTTGTCGGCATTTCTTtcg GACTGCTGATATCCACCGGATGCGATAACGAAATGGGAGCCCTTTCACTCTCACAGGCCAGTTTTCTTCCGTTGTTAGTTATAAGTGGAATTTGCTGGCCGATTGAGGGTATGCCTTTCTACCTGCGCAAAATCGCGTACGCCA CTTTGACGTACGCCATCGAATCTGTCGGATGCATTTTCGCAAGAGACTGGGGTGTGGAGCAGCCCAATGTCTACGCCGGAATTTTAGTTAGTTGCGGATGGATTTTGACTTTTCTCGTTCTCTGCTTGGTTGTCGCTCGCGTTCGCAACTCTTCCAGTTAA